The sequence GGGATAAGTATGAGAATGCACTAAGTACATTACCTATTATAAGCTCAGGGGTGCAGATTACTCGTCTGGAAGTATATGTAACCAATCGGAATAATACTACTGAGACATTGCGTAACATGGTGGCTTTCCTTGATTTAGGAGATCCAAGCCCTTATCGTAAAGACAATCCTACACTGCAGCCTTTTACAGGAATTGGCCCTATACGAAATACAGCTAATAACCTCTATACTGCATTAAATAATGGTAATATCCGAAATGTAGATCAGGTAAGTAATCAACTGGCTACTCTTGGATTACAGAAAGGATCAGACTTCGAGATCTTACGAAGTGCCCGTAAGCTGGCTCAATCCGAATATAGCTTCAATTCACAATTAGGTTATGTTTCACTGAATACCGCTCTTCGTAATGATGAAGTGTTAGGTGTTGCATTTGAGTATACCTATCAGGGACAATCCTATAAAGTAGGAGAATTAACAGAAGACTACTCCACCAGAGATCAGAATGAAGTTTTATTTCTGAAGATGTTGCGTCCATCTACTATAAAACTCGATCTGCCTACCTGGGATCTGATGATGAAAAACATTTATTCCCTGGGAGCCGGTCAGTTAAACAGAGATGGTTTTCAACTACGTGTTATTTATAAAGATGATTTAACAGGTATTGATAATCCTAGCCTTCAGCAAGGGGCTAACACCAAAGATGTGCCACTACTGCAAGTATTCAATCTGGATAAATTGAATCCTCAGGGAGATGCACAGGCCGATGGTAACTTTGACTGGGTAGAAGGTGTAACAGTAAACAGCCAGTATGGAAGAATTATATTTCCTGTACTTGAACCTTTCAGTTCCGATTATTTAACGAAGTCAAGAAGACAAGGTGCCAGAACATTACCACCCTGGTTAGATCCGGTAAGTGAGCTAGCTCTGGTTAATAAGTATTCATTTAATACACTTTACAGCTCAACCAAGCAGGAAGCTCAACAGGTTGCAGCCAAGAATAAATTCTTTATTAAGGGTAGTTATCAGACAAGTGGAGCTACCAATCAGGTTGCCTTAGGTATGGTCGGAGTGGATGCGAACTCAGTGGTAGTAACAGCGGGAGGCCGCACGTTGGTACAGGGACAAGACTATATTGTAGAGAATGGAAATGTGACTATTCTAAATGAGGGTATTCTCTTATCAGGTCAGGAAATTCAGATTCGTTCAGAGCAAGCCGATTTATTTCAGAACCAAGTACGTACAGTAATGGGTACAAGGTTAGAGTATGTATTTACGAAAGATTTCTCAATCGGTGCTACGTTGATGCGTATGCGGGAAAGACCATTATTGCGCAGAGTCGCAATGGGCAATGAACCCTTGAATAATACCATACTGGGGTTTGATGTAAACTTTAGAAAGGACTCCCGCTTTCTTACCCGTATGGTCGATAAACTGCCTTTCCTGTCTACCAAGGAAATGTCGACTATCACCTTCAATGGGGAGTTTGCTAAATTATTTCCAGGTGTTGCTCCATTGGTGCAGGGTAACTCTTATGTTGATGACTTTGAAGGATCTGAGACATCGTTTTTGCTTACACGTTCTCCGCAGATTTATTGGAGATTAGGTGCTACACCCTTGATGTTTCCTGATGCCAATGTAGGAACTAATGCATTAACTTATTCCTATCGTCGGGCTAAACTTGCATGGTATACAATTGACAATACATTCTATAGAGATAATCTGCCAGGGGGAATCAGCGAAGGCCAAATCAATAATCACTATGTACGGGTTGTAGTGCCTACAGAGGTATTCCCACAACAGGCACAACAGCAGATTATTACGAACCTGCAAACAATGGATATTGCCTATTATCCGCAAGAAAGAGGGATGTATAACTACAACCCGAATCTGGATGCACAGGGGCGATTTCGGGATAACAGTGAGGCCGCATTGAAAAAAAACTGGGCTTCGATTTCTCGTGGGATAACCTATGATGTGGACTTTGATAATGCTAATGTTCAGTATATAGAATTCTGGATGATGGACCCCTTTATTGAGTCTGATCGGGGGGTGATCAATGATGGATTCGCTACTTTCAGAGGTGATCAGCGTAAGGGTGGAGATATCTATTTTAATCTGGGAAATGTGTCTGAAGATGTAATGAAAGATGGCAAACATAACTTTGAGAATGGTTTGCCTATCAGTGCTACGGATGACCAGCGTCCAGTAACAGAAAGTGTGTGGGGGAAAGCTCCTTCCAGTTCCTGGATTAATAATGCCTTTGACAATACTTCCGGAGCCCGCCAAAGACAGGATATTGGTTTGGATGGTTTGACAACGGAAGAAGAGAAAGCCTTTTTTAATAGCGGACAGGAAGATCCTTCTGCCGATGACTTTGCACATCCATTAGATCCTAAATTTGATAGTGAAGGTAATTTGCTGGTTCGTCATAAAAACTTTAATGGATATGAAAATAACTCACCAGATGCTACAGGTCAGGATTTTTCACGGGCGGCTACAACGTTACCTGACAACGAAGATCTGAATAATGATCAGACAATCAATGACATTGAATCTTATTATCAATATAAGATACATGTATCACGAGACCAGATGCAGGTAGGGCAAAACCACATTGTTGCAATCAATGAGTCTAGTGAAAGTGGAGAGGCTGTAAAATGGTATCAGTTCAGAATTCCAGTGCGAGAGTATACAGATAAAGTAGGTGACATAGAGGGTTTTAAGTCCATCCGGTTCATGCGTATGTTCCTAACCAACTTTTCCGAGCCACACGTATTTCGTATGGCTAACTTTCAGTTGGTAGCTAACCAGTGGAGGGTATATACAGATAACCTGTATGATAAAGATCTGCAACTTCCTTCCGAACCATACGATGCCAACTTTACATTAGGTACTGTTAATATTGAAGAGAACAGTTCTGTTGGGAATGGAAATTTGTTCCCTTACAAGATTCCACCAAACCTTCCTCGTGATCGGGATATTACCACATTGAATAACCGCCAGTTGAATGAGCAATCATTGCGGTTGTGTGTGGATGATCTTCGGGATCGGGATGCGCGTGCTGTATATAAGAATGTTAGTCTGGATTTTATCAATTACAAAAATCTGAAACTATACATTCACGCAGAATCAGATAATGATCAGACACTAAGAAGTGCTGACTCACTACGTGCTTTTGTTCGCTTAGGTACAGACTTCACTGATAACTATTACGAAATCGAGGTTCCTCTTATGTTTTCTATGCCAGGAGACACTGCTACAGCCAATATTTGGCCTGACTGGAATCAGATTAATCTGCCCTATGCAAAACTGGCAGAAATCAAATCAAACCGAAACCGGAGAGGACAAAGTGTGCTGGTTCCTTATTCTGAATTCTTACAGGATCAGACTATTTCTGGAAAGCGTTACAGAATTACAGTAGTTGGTAATCCGGATTATAGTGCAGTACAGGTGCTCATGTTGGGTATGCGGAATGCCAGATCTCTTGATATGCAACCTAAAAAGGCGTGTATCTGGCTGGATGAATTACGTAGTGAAGGCTTCAACCAGCAGGGAGGCTTTGCAGCTACTGCACGTATGAATGTAAAATTAGCTGACTTTGCCAATATAACAGCCGCTGGAGATATTGAAACGTTTGGATTTGGAGGTATTCAGCAACGTATAGCCGAACGTGCCCGTCAAAACACAATGCATTACAGTGTTGGTGCAAACATTAATCTGGAAAAGTTGTTCCCACAATGGCTGGGAATTAAAATCCCAATGTTTGTTGGGTATGAGCGGGAACGAATAAAACCTCGATTCAATCCATTGGATCCAGATGTGCCTCTGGATATGTCTATTGAATCACGCTTTGCAAACAAGTCTGAAGGCGAAGCGGACGAATACCGTAAAATGGTAGAGGATAATACTACCCGACGAAGTATTAACTTTACTAATGTACAGAAAATCAAGCCGGCAGGGGTGACTAAGAGCCATATCTGGGATCTTTCAAACTTTACGTTTAATTACTCCTATAGTGACATTACAAGGACTAATATTACAACGGCACTTTATTATCAGAAAAATGTGCGTGGGGGAATAGGGTATGTATTTAATACGACTCCTACTTACTTTGAACCCTTTAAAAACAGTAAAGCTCTTGATAAACCAGCATGGAAATGGTTGAAAGATTTCAATCTGAATCTAATACCTTCCAACATAGCCATTCGAGGCGATCTGAACCGGATGTTTACAAAGACACAGTATCGGAATGCTGATCCATCTGCTTTAGGTACAGGACTGACAACTGTAGGGGTGAAACCATTGTATGAAAAGTCCTTTACCTTTAATCGGACCTACGATATACTCTGGAATTTCACCCGTAATTTATCCTTTAACTATTCAGCTATTGCCAATGCGGTTATTGATGAACCAGATGGGGATATTAATGATACTGAGTTGAGACCTGGATTTAGTAAGCGGGATTCTGTAGTATATAATCTCAAAAGATTTGGACGGATGAAAAACTTCCAGCAGCATGCTACAGCTACCTATCGTATGCCTCTGGACAAGTTTCCTATTACGAACTGGGTGAGTGCAGATGTGAGATATGCGACTGCTTACAATTGGAGAGCATCAGCTTTGGGTATTTCCGATACGTTAGGATTATTCTTTGGAAACTATGCAGACAATAGTCGTCAGCGTGCCATTAACGGTCGTATAGATTTATTGAAACTCTATAACAAATTGCCTTTCCTGAAGAAAATAAACGAACCAGCTCGTCGTCCAACTACTCGACCTACAACACGCCCAACTCCAGGGCAACCTGGTGCACCTGTGGCGGTTCAGAGGGATACTGTAAAACGGCCACCACAGTTCAGGTTTTTCAAAGGTATTGTACGTACACTGATGACAGCCCGAAATGTTAATTTCAGCTATACTATAGATGAAACGACTTCTTTGCCTGGTTTTATGCCAAGTGCTCGTTTTCTGGGATTAGATAGTTCTCTGTTGGCACCTGGCTTAGGATTTACTTTATTAGGCAGTCAGGATGCAGGAATTCGGCAGAAAGCTGCTAAAAATGGATGGCTCACACAAAGTACTCAGCTCAATACTCCATTTATGCAGACTCTGGCAAAGAACTTTACTGCACAGGCAGACCTTGAGCCATTCAGAGATTTCAAGATTCGACTCAATGTCAAGAAAACACAAACTCAGGAGTATAGTGAGATGTTTAGAGACATTAATCCTAGCCTGACAGAGACTGATTATGAAAGCCAAAACGCAGTAAAATCCGGAACGTATTCTATCTCATTCATTAGCATTAAAACTGCATTCCAGGATAACCGATCCACTTTCGAAGAGTTTGAAAAGAATGCTGGGATTATGAAGAACCGATTTGGCGAACGGACTACTGGAACAGGTAAATATGATACTACTTCTCAGGATGTATTAATTCCTGCATTCATTGCTACCTATTCAGGTAAGTCTCTGAATAAGGCCAAGCTGACTTCTTTTCCAAAGATTCCATTACCTAACTGGAATATTACCTATGCAGGTTTGTCGAAATTAGAAGTGTTTAAAAACATCTTTTCTTCAATTAATATCACACATGGATATTCTTCCACTTATACCATCGGAAGTTACCGGAGCCCTCAGGAATACGCATCTTCCGGACTAATAGGTTTGCATAGTTCGTTGGATGCACTGGGATATGTACCCAATGTGAATAATGATAGTGTATATATACCCCTGTTAATCACAGACCGTGTAACCATCACCGAACGTTT comes from Xanthocytophaga agilis and encodes:
- the sprA gene encoding cell surface protein SprA, with the translated sequence VTGILANQRAKVSETTLQGGGVQNKKFEFKVSEYEDNRHFFLGHFFRDKYENALSTLPIISSGVQITRLEVYVTNRNNTTETLRNMVAFLDLGDPSPYRKDNPTLQPFTGIGPIRNTANNLYTALNNGNIRNVDQVSNQLATLGLQKGSDFEILRSARKLAQSEYSFNSQLGYVSLNTALRNDEVLGVAFEYTYQGQSYKVGELTEDYSTRDQNEVLFLKMLRPSTIKLDLPTWDLMMKNIYSLGAGQLNRDGFQLRVIYKDDLTGIDNPSLQQGANTKDVPLLQVFNLDKLNPQGDAQADGNFDWVEGVTVNSQYGRIIFPVLEPFSSDYLTKSRRQGARTLPPWLDPVSELALVNKYSFNTLYSSTKQEAQQVAAKNKFFIKGSYQTSGATNQVALGMVGVDANSVVVTAGGRTLVQGQDYIVENGNVTILNEGILLSGQEIQIRSEQADLFQNQVRTVMGTRLEYVFTKDFSIGATLMRMRERPLLRRVAMGNEPLNNTILGFDVNFRKDSRFLTRMVDKLPFLSTKEMSTITFNGEFAKLFPGVAPLVQGNSYVDDFEGSETSFLLTRSPQIYWRLGATPLMFPDANVGTNALTYSYRRAKLAWYTIDNTFYRDNLPGGISEGQINNHYVRVVVPTEVFPQQAQQQIITNLQTMDIAYYPQERGMYNYNPNLDAQGRFRDNSEAALKKNWASISRGITYDVDFDNANVQYIEFWMMDPFIESDRGVINDGFATFRGDQRKGGDIYFNLGNVSEDVMKDGKHNFENGLPISATDDQRPVTESVWGKAPSSSWINNAFDNTSGARQRQDIGLDGLTTEEEKAFFNSGQEDPSADDFAHPLDPKFDSEGNLLVRHKNFNGYENNSPDATGQDFSRAATTLPDNEDLNNDQTINDIESYYQYKIHVSRDQMQVGQNHIVAINESSESGEAVKWYQFRIPVREYTDKVGDIEGFKSIRFMRMFLTNFSEPHVFRMANFQLVANQWRVYTDNLYDKDLQLPSEPYDANFTLGTVNIEENSSVGNGNLFPYKIPPNLPRDRDITTLNNRQLNEQSLRLCVDDLRDRDARAVYKNVSLDFINYKNLKLYIHAESDNDQTLRSADSLRAFVRLGTDFTDNYYEIEVPLMFSMPGDTATANIWPDWNQINLPYAKLAEIKSNRNRRGQSVLVPYSEFLQDQTISGKRYRITVVGNPDYSAVQVLMLGMRNARSLDMQPKKACIWLDELRSEGFNQQGGFAATARMNVKLADFANITAAGDIETFGFGGIQQRIAERARQNTMHYSVGANINLEKLFPQWLGIKIPMFVGYERERIKPRFNPLDPDVPLDMSIESRFANKSEGEADEYRKMVEDNTTRRSINFTNVQKIKPAGVTKSHIWDLSNFTFNYSYSDITRTNITTALYYQKNVRGGIGYVFNTTPTYFEPFKNSKALDKPAWKWLKDFNLNLIPSNIAIRGDLNRMFTKTQYRNADPSALGTGLTTVGVKPLYEKSFTFNRTYDILWNFTRNLSFNYSAIANAVIDEPDGDINDTELRPGFSKRDSVVYNLKRFGRMKNFQQHATATYRMPLDKFPITNWVSADVRYATAYNWRASALGISDTLGLFFGNYADNSRQRAINGRIDLLKLYNKLPFLKKINEPARRPTTRPTTRPTPGQPGAPVAVQRDTVKRPPQFRFFKGIVRTLMTARNVNFSYTIDETTSLPGFMPSARFLGLDSSLLAPGLGFTLLGSQDAGIRQKAAKNGWLTQSTQLNTPFMQTLAKNFTAQADLEPFRDFKIRLNVKKTQTQEYSEMFRDINPSLTETDYESQNAVKSGTYSISFISIKTAFQDNRSTFEEFEKNAGIMKNRFGERTTGTGKYDTTSQDVLIPAFIATYSGKSLNKAKLTSFPKIPLPNWNITYAGLSKLEVFKNIFSSINITHGYSSTYTIGSYRSPQEYASSGLIGLHSSLDALGYVPNVNNDSVYIPLLITDRVTITERFSPLIGIDLRTPSKLTARITYNKERTVSLITSSRQVSEITNQDVTVSIGYTKNNLKLPFRVQGEQRVLKNDVQFRCDVRFLDSKTIQRRFQGVNTPVAGNFQVSVKPTIQYAINQRVNITVYFERNVNRPVVSTSYPRSDTRFGFRMQYNLSQ